A part of Gadus morhua chromosome 17, gadMor3.0, whole genome shotgun sequence genomic DNA contains:
- the sema4f gene encoding semaphorin-4F translates to MSPLITQVLSLLTLSVLLIGFSRTATLSGPGSDDMLGPDRFEGVANFSTFLLDSVSGMLFMGAKDAIVAVDTNDLSRAPAVIRWDVPEDRRKSCKAKGKTEVDCNNYIRLLEILDDDRIYVCGTYAFDPQCAFLGRTSLSLEREEQEVRMETGKGKCPFEPSQHYTAVMAGGILYTAATSNFLGTMFDISRATGPEQGRIRTERSINWLNDPEFVSASFIQQDPTSEPLGDDDKLYFFFTEVAKEYEMYTKVKVPRVARVCKSDVGGMKTLQRRWTTFLKAQLVCEDRPSGQRYNVLTDVFTLRRDPNDPATTQFYGLFTSQWEREELAAVCVFSLSDINKVMDGPFKELKKTCENWINPEPVPRPRPGQCLNSALRAEGFESSLKLPDKVLTFTRDHPLMENSVTAAPLLLRRGVTYTKLAVTLADGGAGALLHLGTDRGEIHRVAVVGQNTTLLQEVPLFPADQPINNIVLHKGQALVGTPQSLARVAAQGCGLHPSCEVCARARGLGCTWTPTGHGGPHDGTCGPALSGPGPGDMVEEALKKCNSREGRCTPAVRELRVSLGLQLLLPCVQVSPRPCTWTHPPQRHTRQHHSHLEVTVSEESLGTYVCTCQEAGPDRGEPTSCRRAAYDLVVAGPFAGGAVATAGNRHLLAIYILCFCLGLAMGTFLLYFLSRRRPLGLRLAKRSLSSDKGRDLLGSSATPQSPGSASLLSDAFTPSEKRNGTAMTSLHSTQGNGGPHGNHSYSSNLISNSSNASSNPGNGHGEPVYSNYERNASILPADRLDGRTGERGREGGEDVDEGLGEGLGDSMRGLEEEMAKFPLYKSPAPLARCEESSI, encoded by the exons GTTCGGACGACATGTTGGGGCCGGATCGCTTCGAGGGCGTGGCTAACTTCAGCACCTTCCTATTGGACAGTGTGTCAGGCATGCTGTTCATGGGCGCCAAGGACGCCATCGTGGCCGTCGACACCAACGACCTCAGCCGGGCGCCCGCAGTG ATCCGATGGGATGTTCCGGAAGATAGGCGAAAGTCTTGTAAGGCGAAAGGCAAGACGgag GTGGACTGCAACAACTACATCCGCCTGCTGGAGATACTGGACGACGATCGCATCTACGTGTGTGGCACTTACGCCTTCGATCCACAGTGTGCCTTCCTG ggccgtacctccctctccctggagcgggaggagcaggaggtgaggATGGAGACGGGGAAGGGGAAGTGTCCCTTTGAGCCCAGTCAGCACTACACCGCCGTGATGGCAG gaggCATATTGTATACAGCCGCCACCAGCAACTTCCTGGGCACCATGTTTGACATCTCCCGGGCAACGGGACCCGAGCAGGGACGCATCCGCACGGAGCGATCCATCAACTGGCTGAACg ACCCAGAGTTTGTGAGCGCGTCCTTCATCCAGCAGGACCCCACCAGTGAGCCGCTGGGCGACGATGACAAGCTCTACTTCTTCTTCACCGAGGTGGCCAAGGAGTACGAGATGTACACCAAGGTCAAGGTGCCCCGCGTCGCCCGCGTCTGCAAG tCGGACGTGGGGGGCATGAAGACCCTGCAGCGGCGCTGGACCACCTTCCTGAAGGCCCAGCTGGTGTGTGAGGACCGGCCCAGCGGTCAGCGCTACAACGTGCTCACCGACGTCTTCACGCTGCGCCGCGACCCCAACGACCCCGCCACCACCCAGTTCTACGGCCTCTTCACCTCCCAGTG GGAGCGGGAGGAGCTGGCAGCCGTGTGCGTCTTCAGTCTGTCCGACATCAACAAAGTGATGGACGGCCCCttcaaggagctgaagaagaccTGCGAGAACTGGATCAACCCGGAACCCGTCCCCAGACCCCGGCCCGGACAG tgTCTGAACAGCGCCCTGCGGGCGGAGGGCTTCGAGTCGTCCCTGAAGCTGCCCGACAAGGTGCTGACGTTCACGCGGGACCACCCGCTGATGGAGAACAGCGTGACGGCGGCCCCCCTGCTGCTACGCCGCGGCGTCACCTACACCAAGCTGGCCGTCACGCTGGCCGACGGCGGCGCCGGCGCCCTGCTGCACCTcggcacag ATCGGGGGGAGATCCACCGGGTGGCGGTAGTGGGCCAGAACACCACCTTACTGCAGGAGGTCCCTCTGTTCCCCGCGGATCAGCCCATCAACAACATAGTGCTGCACAag GGCCAGGCCCTGGTGGGTACCCCCCAGTCCCTGGCGCGGGTCGCGGCCCAGGGCTGCGGGCTGCACCCCAGCTGTGAGGTGTGCGCGCGGGCACGGGGGCTGGGCTGCACCTGGACACCAACCGGCCACGGAGGGCCCCACGACGGGACCTGTGGACCGGCCCTGAGCGg GCCCGGGCCAGGGGACATGGTGGAGGAAGCCCTGAAGAAGTGTAACAGCAGAGAGG gccGGTGCACTCCGGCAGTGAGGGAGCTGCGCGTCTCCCTGGGCCTGCAACTCCTGCTGCCCTGCGTCCAGGTCTCCCCCCGGCCCTGCACCTGGACCCACCCCCCCCAGAGACACACCCGGCAGCACCACTCCCATCTGGAGGTGACGGTCAGCGAGGAGAGCCTTGGTACCTACGTCTGCACCTGTCAG GAGGCGGGGCCAGATCGGGGAGAGCCCACTTCCTGTCGTCGGGCGGCCTACGATCTGGTGGTGGCGGGGCCGTTCGCCGGGGGTGCGGTGGCCACGGCGGGAAACCGCCACCTGCTGGCCATCTACATCCTGTGCTTCTGCCTGGGCCTCGCCATGGGCACCTTCctgctctacttcctgagccgccgccgcccgcttGGCCTGCGCCTGGCCAAGCGTTCGCTGTCGTCCGACAAGGGGCGGGACCTGCTGGGCTCCTCGGCCACGCCCCAGTCCCCCGGCAGCGCCAGCCTGCTGTCGGACGCCTTCACGCCGTCGGAAAAACGCAACGGCACGGCCATGACGTCGCTGCACTCCACGCAGGGCAACGGCGGTCCCCACGGCAACCACAGCTACAGCAGCAACCTCatcagcaacagcagcaacgCCAGCAGTAACCCCGGCAACGGCCACGGGGAGCCCGTGTACTCCAACTACGAGCGCAACGCGAGCATACTGCCGGCCGACCggctggacggacggacgggggagagggggagggaggggggggaggatgtggacgaggggctgggggaggggcttggagACTCCATGAGaggtctggaggaggagatggccaAGTTCCCGCTCTATAAGTCGCCGGCACCACTGGCGAGGTGCGAGGAGAGTTCGATATGA
- the tmem179ba gene encoding transmembrane protein 179B, translating into MTLSCLMAAELALYASCFVCGIVTAASLAITQGNLGGLCMLYGTVDFNNLTQTITATVSSPASLCYFVSAISVIVAVTCFTLSLYWLYSCCIDGSMQRTRVWTTLTLGLCGVFLFFLLISGCILKIGRDSLCSSIVKAVDKITSCEQAQGATWATAFDGHQFYIRLHNAETAVWVNFFLWIIAGGLLVFQICLDRSPTAVEGFGGGAGSGFGGGAGGGSAGENKPLFSHEPSQNNHHTPTGDFYD; encoded by the exons ATGACGCTCTCCTGCCTGATGGCTGCGGAGTTGGCTCTGTATGCGAGCTGTTTCGTATGTGGGATCGTAACAGCCGCATCACTCGCCATCACACAG GGTAATCTCGGCGGTCTGTGCATGCTGTATGGCACGGTGGATTTCAACAACCTGACCCAAACCATCACAGCCACTGTGTCCAGCCCAGCGTCCCTGTGCTACTTTGTGTCGGCCATTTCTGTGATTGTCGCGGTCACCTGCTTCACCCTGTCACTGTACTGGCTCTACTCCTGCTGTATCGATGGAAGCATGCAAAG GACGCGTGTGTGGACGACCCTCACCCTGGGTCTGTGTGgggtcttcctcttcttcctcctcatctccgGCTGCATTCTGAAGATCGGCCGCGACTCCCTCTGCAGCTCCATCGTGAAGGCTGTGGACAAGATCACCAG CTGTGAGCAGGCCCAGGGGGCCACATGGGCCACTGCGTTTGACGGACACCAGTTCTACATCAGACTACACAATGCTGAG acggcGGTGTGGGTGAACTTCTTCCTTTGGATCATTGCCGGCGGCCTGCTGGTCTTCCAGATTTGCCTGGACCGTAGCCCCACGGCGGTGGAAGGgtttgggggcggggccgggagcgggtttgggggcggggccgggggcgggtcAGCCGGAGAAAACAAACCGCTGTTCAGTCACGAACCCTCCCAGAATAAccatcacacacccacaggaGACTTTTATGACTAA